A genomic segment from Torulaspora globosa chromosome 3, complete sequence encodes:
- the TAF12 gene encoding Taf12p (ancestral locus Anc_8.323): protein MSFNGENANNVTEEAASQGMSAQQRQQLLELTTKFKALVNEAKSVGENTPRGKELLMKASRIKAIYDNYNRQRQQAAQAFSQGRNGSSGGATSSSGSPGSAAGSNTVGGSSSSSSQQARGGGSQLANIIKQVLTPEQNQQHEALSQNFQERANKIRDKHTFLKQHIERLNQEVNKQTDPAAKKQLEDKKAELTNNLKMLNMEYSVLQQEFQNGKKKFYVECARHNPALQRLLQRSTQQQRMAQQQQPGQPPASGATATPATEGRPSSSSEMVGAQLPAKNQPETPSNVTTQKLPQQPQSSSQRQSSTASGRAPSQVTNVNAAASLSYNNGANRSAIFKQTDPVVPISETVTAKAPSPVTYKTNRPTLTSGTAMNAAALNTPTMTKLPPYEVDTERVMSKRKLRELVKTVGIDEGDGETVIDGDVESLLLDLADDFVSNVTSFACRLAKHRKSDSLDTRDIQLHLERNWNIRIPGYSADEIRSSRKSNPKPSYNQKLQAINSDKAASMKSNPSGKSAHSK from the coding sequence ATGTCTTTCAATGGGGAAAACGCCAACAACGTTACAGAGGAGGCTGCTTCGCAGGGAATGAGCGCACAGCAGAGACAACAACTACTCGAACTGACGACTAAGTTCAAGGCCCTCGTTAATGAGGCTAAGAGTGTAGGGGAGAACACTCCACGAGGTAAGGAGTTACTTATGAAGGCTTCTAGAATCAAAGCTATCTACGATAATTACAATAGACAGCGGCAACAGGCCGCTCAGGCTTTCAGTCAAGGTCGTAATGGCAGCAGTGGCGGTGCAACCTCATCGAGCGGATCTCCAGGCTCAGCAGCTGGTTCAAATACTGTCGGAGgctccagcagcagctctaGCCAGCAGGCCAGGGGAGGCGGCAGCCAGTTGGCCAATATTATCAAACAGGTCTTGACTCCTGAGCAAAACCAACAGCATGAGGCTCTATCGCAGAACTTCCAGGAAAGAGCCAATAAGATACGAGACAAGCACACATTTCTCAAGCAGCACATAGAAAGATTAAATCAAGAAGTTAATAAGCAAACAGACCCTGCGGCGAAGAAGCAACTGGAGGATAAAAAAGCAGAACTAACTAACAATCTGAAAATGCTAAACATGGAGTACAGTGTTCTACAACAGGAGTTCCAGAAcggcaagaagaagttctaCGTTGAGTGTGCCAGACACAACCCGGCGCTGCAAAGACTTTTACAGAGAAGCACCcagcagcaaagaatggcccagcagcaacagccagGCCAGCCGCCTGCTTCAGGTGCCACTGCTACGCCCGCAACGGAAGGACGTccatcgtcgtcatcggAGATGGTCGGTGCCCAGCTTCCAGCTAAAAATCAGCCAGAAACGCCCTCCAATGTCACGACTCAAAAATTGCCACAGCAGCCGCAATCCAGTTCCCAGCGGCAATCCTCCACAGCAAGCGGCAGAGCTCCATCTCAAGTTACCAATGTCAACGCGGCAGCTTCATTGTCCTACAACAATGGGGCAAACAGATCGGCAATCTTCAAACAAACCGATCCCGTAGTGCCTATCTCGGAGACCGTAACGGCGAAAGCGCCTTCCCCAGTCACTTATAAGACCAACAGACCCACACTGACCAGCGGAACAGCGATGAACGCAGCGGCACTGAACACACCAACAATGACTAAGCTTCCGCCCTACGAGGTAGACACCGAAAGGGTGATGTCCAAAAGAAAACTAAGAGAACTAGTCAAGACCGTAGGCATAGATGAGGGTGATGGCGAAACTGTCATTGATGGGGACGTGGAAAGCCTGCTATTAGACCTAGCCGATGATTTTGTGAGCAACGTCACGAGCTTCGCGTGCCGGTTAGCCAAGCACAGAAAGTCCGACAGCCTAGACACCAGAGACATACAACTGCATCTCGAAAGAAACTGGAACATTAGAATCCCTGGTTATTCTGCTGACGAGATCAGAAGCTCCAGAAAAAGCAATCCAAAGCCAAGTTACAACCAAAAACTGCAGGCCATCAATTCCGACAAAGCTGCTTCCATGAAAAGCAATCCTTCGGGCAAGTCTGCTCACTCAAAATGA
- the DCN1 gene encoding NEDD8 ligase DCN1 (ancestral locus Anc_8.322) — protein sequence MEVTYPEELLALYDRYANKELDRIDIDGLIRLIRDLEYKLEDLVTISLAKIMHCSKLAEGISKDTFLSTWYMQGCSTIAQMRHVLEDLDIRLQTDLDYLAEIYKYAFDLAVDSNTRNLDLDTAIEYWRLFFQPQYSVHVDEKLMSSWLRFLRESGKQNVTRDTWQMLLEFFKRFPSLEAVKENYNEEDAWPYIIDEFYEYLQVESLI from the coding sequence ATGGAAGTTACATATCCGGAAGAGCTGCTTGCGCTATATGACCGTTACGCGAACAAAGAGCTTGACAGAATTGATATTGACGGCTTGATTAGGCTTATCAGGGATCTGGAATACAAGCTGGAGGATCTAGTTACCATCTCACTGGCAAAAATAATGCACTGCTCTAAGCTTGCGGAGGGGATAAGCAAAGACACTTTTCTGTCCACATGGTACATGCAGGGCTGCTCTACAATCGCCCAGATGCGACATGTCTTGGAAGACCTTGACATCAGGCTTCAAACGGATCTCGACTACCTGGCAGAAATATACAAATATGCGTTTGATCTAGCGGTTGACTCGAACACGCGCAACCTGGATTTGGATACTGCTATCGAATATTGGCGACTGTTCTTTCAGCCGCAATATTCAGTACATGTCGACGAGAAGTTAATGAGTTCGTGGCTAAGGTTTTTGCGTGAGAGTGGCAAACAAAATGTCACCAGGGACACATGGCAGATGTTGCTAGAGTTCTTCAAGCGCTTCCCCTCGCTCGAAGCCGTAAAAGAAAATTataacgaggaagatgccTGGCCCTACATTATAGACGAATTCTACGAGTATCTCCAGGTCGAGTCCCTCATTTAG
- the APC2 gene encoding anaphase promoting complex subunit 2 (ancestral locus Anc_8.321) — protein sequence MPECQTNEIGTLIGNIQEIVQRLHPGCDDELESLLTWLNPNEPNSNHHMRPPPLRLKDTIKLLVNQYYNGQYNPKSECEISKGLDFDLTNLLRQFYVHQVRYHFFTSFDSIQSFKDIQRLERYYDFPLKYIYLFQSNPDEWIMERDSLRHYLLNRNVKFKENLKQRLAVLIMEDDYEVIGEVLDWVNKACCNVSSTELLMDLIFLKITKYCESHLNGAFGERFLVMKTYNKFITKYWVHFTRLLCCHADDHELTNVIYSVFEKQFLRIRTKQAFQIFVTHYPSSEPTILEMRKLLTNSKQLRKIVVLFLLEFEARILNPSVTTVDALLAYVKCVKAFLALDPSGKYLHSISSFVRSRFQERSDLVTVLLYAIMDLGFSELLEGPHAQVNAASLEALAEEFKKSELAIDYDLSFASGNRNAVADNVSDEGSLPYEEVMEQFLSWTPDSSIILPHSPGKRLSSHGLLDILLELFESKDFFISEFLKLQTKRLLSLKYYRLDKNWSNCLQILKKKLSNGTSATSIGITPSGNPSENARTEDYSNINYIDVMLWDVKCSLEVCQQMHQVSGLDPRIYPKFISYLYWNYHWDTGHSFELPQGLEQELEKYCKVYSEMRPGRALKLCRDRGVVELELAFQDGRRKCLDVTLEQYAVIQQFDADQKSPKHTAEDISARLKMEPSKAKSVLRFWVEKGILLLENGYYVIQESKQGGESETPHNVASGSGSLSSLAERPDSTRDQENQVSNILKNVWPFIQGMLMNLGSLKVEKIHSFLKATAPKELGYSAITQSHLDFYLSLLVEEERLECTSNGSYKLRS from the coding sequence ATGCCGGAATGCCAGACTAATGAGATTGGAACGCTGATTGGCAACATTCAGGAGATCGTACAACGGCTACATCCAGGATGTGATGACGAGCTCGAATCGCTGCTCACATGGCTGAACCCGAATGAACCAAACAGTAATCATCACATGAGGCCGCCGCCTTTGCGATTGAAGGACACGATCAAGCTGCTTGTCAACCAATACTATAATGGACAATACAATCCGAAAAGTGAATGCGAGATAAGCAAAGGATTGGACTTTGATCTCACCAATCTGCTACGTCAGTTTTATGTACATCAAGTGCGCTACCATTTCTTCACCTCTTTCGACTCTATCCAGAGCTTCAAAGATATTCAAAGGCTGGAGAGATACTACGATTTCCCTTTGAAATACATATACCTGTTCCAATCAAACCCAGATGAATGGATCATGGAGAGAGATAGCCTGCGACATTATCTGCTTAATCGAAAcgtcaagttcaaagaaaacTTAAAGCAGAGATTAGCAGTTCTAATCATGGAGGATGATTATGAAGTTATTGGCGAGGTTCTAGATTGGGTCAACAAAGCCTGCTGTAATGTGTCATCCACAGAGCTTCTTATGGACCTTATCTTTCTTAAAATCACAAAATACTGCGAGTCTCATCTGAACGGCGCTTTTGGTGAGAGATTTCTTGTGATGAAAACGTATAACAAGTTCATCACCAAATATTGGGTCCATTTCACTCGGCTGCTGTGTTGCCACGCGGACGATCATGAATTGACCAATGTCATCTACAGCGTTTTCGAGAAGCAATTCCTTAGGATTCGCACCAAGCAAGCATTTCAAATCTTCGTCACCCATTATCCATCCTCTGAGCCAACCATATTGGAAATGAGAAAGCTCCTGACCAATTCTAAACAGTTAAGGAAGATAGTCGtcctttttcttctggaatttGAAGCACGAATACTAAACCCTAGTGTCACGACGGTTGATGCTTTATTAGCATACGTTAAATGTGTTAAAGCCTTTCTAGCGCTAGATCCGTCAGGAAAATATCTGCATTCTATAAGCTCCTTTGTGAGATCTAGGTTTCAAGAACGATCTGATCTTGTCACGGTATTGCTTTACGCCATTATGGATCTGGGGTTCAGCGAGCTACTGGAAGGCCCACACGCTCAAGTAAATGCGGCTTCGTTGGAGGCTCTGGCTGAggaattcaagaaatctgagCTTGCCATTGACTACGATTTATCATTTGCCAGCGGGAATAGGAATGCCGTAGCGGACAATGTAAGTGACGAAGGTTCCTTACCATACGAGGAAGTTATGGAGCAGTTTCTCTCTTGGACTCCAGATTCCTCAATAATCCTACCCCACTCACCGGGCAAGCGATTGTCGTCTCACGGACTTCTTGATATACTGTTGGAGTTATTTGAATCGAAGGATTTTTTTATTTCGGAGTTCTTAAAGTTACAAACCAAACGCTTGTTGTCTCTGAAGTATTATCGACTGGATAAGAATTGGTCAAACTGCCTCCAAatcctgaagaagaaactaAGCAATGGGACCTCAGCAACAAGTATCGGTATAACTCCGTCTGGGAACCCTAGTGAGAACGCACGTACCGAAGATTACTCCAATATCAATTATATTGACGTTATGCTTTGGGATGTGAAATGTAGCCTGGAAGTTTGCCAACAAATGCATCAAGTATCCGGCCTAGATCCCAGAATTTACCCCAAGTTCATATCTTACCTATATTGGAACTATCATTGGGACACAGGTCACTCTTTCGAACTACCACAAGGCCTGgaacaagaacttgaaaaataTTGCAAAGTTTACAGCGAGATGAGACCTGGAAGGGCTTTAAAACTATGCAGAGATCGAGGTGTAGTGGAGCTGGAACTTGCGTTCCAAGATGGGCGCAGGAAATGTCTAGACGTGACACTAGAGCAGTATGCAGTGATTCAACAATTTGACGCGGATCAGAAGTCCCCAAAGCACACCGCTGAAGATATCAGTGCTAGATTAAAAATGGAGCCCTCAAAAGCAAAAAGCGTGTTGAGATTCTGGGTAGAGAAAGGAATCCTTCTCTTAGAAAATGGCTATTATGTTATACAGGAATCTAAGCAAGGCGGAGAATCCGAGACCCCTCATAATGTAGCCAGCGGTAGCGGCAGTTTGAGCTCACTAGCAGAGAGACCAGATTCGACGagagatcaagagaatcAGGTGTcgaatatcttgaagaatgtTTGGCCATTCATCCAGGGTATGTTGATGAACTTGGGCAGCTTAAAGGTGGAAAAGATACACTCATTTTTAAAAGCGACGGCACCCAAGGAGCTAGGATACAGTGCCATCACTCAGTCTCATTTGGATTTCTATCTTAGCTTATTAGTCGAAGAGGAAAGACTAGAATGTACAAGCAACGGATCCTACAAGCTTCGGAGCTGA
- a CDS encoding putative amidotransferase (ancestral locus Anc_8.320), with amino-acid sequence MLTAAKVAIFYTDHEAEWVKPWKSFAEMGKKVLEQARVLESRDDLPVEYQVFDIYHGEFPALGEITREKGYLGIYITGSRYDSFDTETEWIIKLRQLLKTLLSDDRYPPVAGICFGHQVVAAALGCKVDRNPAGFEGGVVPVTLNSEGEKLFSNAKTLNLSEMHKDVVLEIPPGCVNWGSSSLCKHQGFYKPNKLITFQGHPEFTNMILKWGLQRIPQDVKPEMIDSIDSQHNDGPRSATLIWKLFKREI; translated from the coding sequence ATGCTTACTGCCGCCAAAGTTGCTATATTCTATACCGATCACGAAGCAGAATGGGTCAAACCGTGGAAGAGCTTTGCCGAAATGGGCAAGAAAGTACTTGAACAAGCCCGCGTATTAGAGAGCCGCGACGATCTGCCTGTCGAGTACCAGGTCTTTGACATCTACCATGGAGAGTTTCCAGCGCTTGGGGAGATCACCAGAGAGAAGGGATACCTCGGTATCTACATAACCGGGTCTCGCTACGACTCCTTTGATACAGAGACCGAGTGGATCATCAAGCTGCGCCAGCTGCTAAAGACCCTCCTCTCAGACGACAGGTATCCGCCCGTCGCGGGCATCTGTTTTGGACACCAAGTAGTGGCTGCAGCTCTCGGCTGCAAAGTCGACAGGAACCCCGCCGGCTTTGAGGGTGGTGTAGTCCCCGTCACGCTAAACAGCGAGGGAGAGAAGCTCTTTTCCAACGCCAAGACCCTGAACCTCTCTGAAATGCACAAAGACGTGGTACTCGAGATACCTCCCGGATGCGTCAACTGGGGGTCCAGCTCGCTATGCAAACACCAGGGTTTCTACAAGCCTAACAAGCTAATCACCTTCCAGGGTCATCCCGAATTTACTAACATGATCCTCAAGTGGGGCCTGCAAAGAATCCCTCAAGACGTGAAACCGGAGATGATCGACTCCATCGACTCCCAGCACAACGACGGACCACGCTCTGCGACCCTGATCTggaagctgttcaagagagagaTTTAG